The Bradyrhizobium barranii subsp. barranii genome segment TCCCAGAGGATGACGGCGCCGATCAGCGTGCCGCCGGCGCGCGCGAAGAAATTGGCGTTCTCGGCGATGTAGAGCTGGAGAAAGCCCCAGGTGATGACCTGGAGCGCGGGCCAATAAAGCAGCTCGAGCAGCCGCGGCCAGGACGACATCAACAGATACCAGTAGCGCAGGATCATCGCGCCGATGCGATGGATGGAAATGCCGCGGTGGAGGGAGAGCTCGGTCATCGCGCCGCCTCCTTCGCACCGTTCACCCGCCCGCGCGCGACGTCCAGGAACACCTCCTCCAGCGTGGTGCGGTTGTAGCGCGCCATGATGGCCTCCGGCGTGTCGTCGTCCTCGATGCGGCCGCGCTTCATGATGATGACGCGGTCGCACAGCCGCTCGACCTCGAGCATGTTGTGCGAGGCCAGAAGGATGGTCGCGTTGTTCTCCTTGCGATAGCGCTCCATATGCGCCCGCACCCAGTCGGCCGTATCCGGGTCGAGCGAGGCGGTGGGCTCGTCCAGCAGCAGCAGCGCGGGCTGGTTGATCAGCGCCTTCGCCAGCGCGACGCGGGTCTTCTGCCCGGCGGAGAGCTTGCCGTTGGCGCGGTCGATGAACTCGGTGAGATCAAGCTCGTCGGCCAGCCTGGCGATGCGATCGGAGACGTTCTTCACCGCATAGAGCTTGCCGAACACGGTGAGGTTCTGCCGCACCGTGAGGCGCATCGGCATGTCGACATAGGGGCTCTCGAAATTCATCCGCCCCAGCACCGCCGCGC includes the following:
- a CDS encoding ABC transporter ATP-binding protein, with protein sequence MTGNDKASSPPTVAERGSSAAIAVDHLVKVYKQTRAVDDISFSLPRGSITGLLGGNGAGKTTTIAMIMGLVLPTSGRVRVLGHRMPEESAAVLGRMNFESPYVDMPMRLTVRQNLTVFGKLYAVKNVSDRIARLADELDLTEFIDRANGKLSAGQKTRVALAKALINQPALLLLDEPTASLDPDTADWVRAHMERYRKENNATILLASHNMLEVERLCDRVIIMKRGRIEDDDTPEAIMARYNRTTLEEVFLDVARGRVNGAKEAAR